A single region of the Nocardioides ochotonae genome encodes:
- the pgsA gene encoding phosphatidylinositol phosphate synthase: MMDHFRAFWTKIVAAPIAALLVRMGVSPDAVTLVGTLGVSAGALVFFPQGKLLTGVLVITAFVFSDLIDGTMARSTGRVSKFGAFWDSTLDRIADGAIFIGLALYFAWEEPSRLYLVLSLVCLLMGAVTSYARSRGETLGYDVKVGIAERADRLVAILVMTGLSAIFDLPWLMYAALWFLAVASTITVGQRIWVVRKQALAEAAAG, encoded by the coding sequence ATGATGGATCACTTCCGCGCTTTCTGGACCAAGATCGTCGCCGCGCCGATCGCCGCCCTCCTCGTCCGGATGGGGGTGAGCCCGGACGCGGTCACGCTGGTCGGCACCCTCGGCGTCAGCGCCGGTGCGCTGGTGTTCTTCCCGCAGGGCAAGCTGCTCACCGGCGTCCTGGTGATCACCGCCTTCGTGTTCAGCGACCTCATCGACGGCACCATGGCCCGCTCGACCGGCCGGGTCAGCAAGTTCGGTGCCTTCTGGGACTCCACCCTGGACCGGATCGCCGACGGTGCGATCTTCATCGGCCTCGCGCTGTACTTCGCCTGGGAGGAGCCCAGCCGGCTCTACCTCGTGCTGTCCCTGGTGTGCCTGCTCATGGGCGCGGTGACCTCCTACGCCCGCTCGCGCGGTGAGACCCTCGGCTACGACGTCAAGGTCGGCATCGCCGAGCGCGCCGACCGCCTGGTCGCGATCCTGGTGATGACCGGTCTCTCGGCGATCTTCGACCTGCCGTGGCTGATGTACGCCGCCCTGTGGTTCCTCGCCGTGGCCAGCACGATCACCGTCGGTCAGCGGATCTGGGTGGTCCGCAAGCAGGCCCTGGCCGAGGCCGCCGCCGGCTGA
- the pdxS gene encoding pyridoxal 5'-phosphate synthase lyase subunit PdxS, producing the protein MSQPEQFAPTTGTGTTRVKRGMAEMLKGGVIMDVVTAEQARIAEDAGAVAVMALERVPADIRAEGGVSRMSDPDMIDEIIAAVSIPVMAKARIGHFAEAQVLQSLGVDYIDESEVLTPADYAHHIDKWDFDVPFVCGATNLGEALRRITEGAAMIRSKGEAGTGDVSNAVTHMRTIRAELRRLAALAPEELYVAAKELQAPYDLVREVAETGKLPVVLFTAGGIATPADAAMMMQLGAEGVFVGSGIFKSGNPAQRAAAIVRATTFHDDPDMVAKASRGLGEAMVGINVEEIPQPHRLAERGW; encoded by the coding sequence ATGTCGCAACCCGAGCAGTTCGCGCCCACGACCGGCACCGGCACCACCCGCGTCAAGCGAGGGATGGCCGAGATGCTCAAGGGCGGCGTCATCATGGACGTCGTCACCGCCGAGCAGGCCCGCATCGCCGAGGACGCCGGCGCCGTGGCGGTGATGGCGCTGGAGCGGGTGCCCGCCGACATCCGCGCCGAGGGCGGCGTGTCCCGGATGAGCGACCCCGACATGATCGACGAGATCATCGCCGCGGTCTCGATCCCGGTGATGGCCAAGGCTCGCATCGGGCACTTCGCCGAGGCCCAGGTCCTCCAGAGCCTCGGGGTCGACTACATCGATGAGTCCGAGGTGCTCACCCCCGCCGACTACGCCCACCACATCGACAAGTGGGACTTCGACGTCCCGTTCGTCTGCGGCGCCACCAACCTCGGGGAGGCGCTGCGCCGGATCACCGAGGGCGCGGCGATGATCCGCTCGAAGGGCGAGGCCGGCACTGGGGACGTCTCCAACGCCGTCACCCACATGCGCACGATCCGCGCGGAGCTGCGCCGCCTCGCTGCGCTGGCGCCCGAGGAGCTGTACGTCGCGGCGAAGGAGCTCCAGGCGCCGTACGACCTGGTGCGCGAGGTCGCGGAGACCGGCAAGCTCCCGGTCGTGCTGTTCACCGCGGGCGGCATCGCGACTCCGGCCGACGCAGCGATGATGATGCAGCTGGGCGCCGAGGGCGTCTTCGTGGGCTCGGGCATCTTCAAGTCCGGCAACCCCGCGCAGCGCGCCGCGGCGATCGTCCGGGCCACGACCTTCCACGACGACCCGGACATGGTCGCCAAGGCCTCCCGCGGGCTCGGCGAGGCGATGGTCGGCATCAACGTCGAGGAGATCCCGCAGCCGCACCGGCTCGCCGAGCGCGGCTGGTGA
- a CDS encoding response regulator transcription factor, whose translation MKPVKVVLSNDYQLVLRGLVALLAPHSDLVEVVEVSTGTDFVPEADVILFDTFGRLPDKDEKLRAVVTANPKAKIVVYSWETYPPEVAHEHGAVGWIGKGVSGEELAERLVEVHQAEGSDSFTMKADGDPKPDEATMADWPGREQGLSPREGEILGMICHGLTNEEIAARSFLSINTIKTYIRTAYRKIGATSRPQAILWGVDHGLRGEGSIEP comes from the coding sequence ATGAAGCCTGTCAAGGTGGTGCTGTCGAACGACTACCAGCTGGTGTTGCGCGGCCTGGTGGCCCTGCTGGCCCCGCACTCCGACCTGGTCGAGGTGGTGGAGGTGTCCACCGGTACCGACTTCGTGCCCGAGGCCGACGTGATCTTGTTCGACACCTTCGGACGCCTCCCCGACAAGGACGAGAAGCTGCGTGCGGTGGTCACGGCCAACCCCAAGGCGAAGATCGTCGTCTACAGCTGGGAGACCTACCCGCCCGAGGTCGCGCACGAGCACGGCGCGGTCGGCTGGATCGGCAAGGGTGTGTCGGGGGAGGAGCTGGCGGAGCGGCTGGTCGAGGTGCACCAGGCCGAGGGCAGCGACTCGTTCACGATGAAAGCCGACGGTGACCCCAAGCCCGACGAGGCCACGATGGCCGACTGGCCCGGGCGCGAGCAGGGCCTCAGCCCCCGCGAGGGCGAGATCCTCGGCATGATCTGCCACGGCCTCACCAACGAGGAGATCGCCGCACGGTCCTTCCTCAGCATCAACACGATCAAGACCTACATCCGCACGGCGTACCGCAAGATCGGCGCGACGAGTCGCCCGCAGGCGATCTTGTGGGGTGTCGACCACGGGCTGCGGGGCGAGGGCTCGATCGAGCCGTAG
- a CDS encoding acyltransferase family protein — MSQASAPTTHRGDIQGLRALAVLAVVAYHAGMPGISGGFVGVDLFFVLSGFLITGLLLAEHGRTGTVSLRGFWARRARRLLPASTLALVATGLAAAVWMPVLDRRTVAHDIGWSALFSANWRFAQQETDYLAQDRTSSPVLHFWSLGVEEQFYVVWPLLVVGLGVLVARAGLRRHLRTAYLLLFALVVVASFAWCLHQTGVSQPYAFFGTPARAWQLGLGALLAAAVPLLRLGRRTCAALGLLGLVGYAVALVALQESGAGGYAYPGFLALLPSLAAVALIAAGTGAGGQATLLGRALSVRPLQWLGDLSYSWYLWHWPVLVILPYAVGGDSWPWRVLAVALSLLAAWGSYVLVEQPVRRARVLAVRPWRSIAFGGALVALVAVPVTVLASAQTDGVVELRDGRTVALTPNPAVAAEDVFSMRQRGCDLGYEERALEDLGACGFGDPAGQRDVVLLGDSHAVQVFPGLDVAAKAEGWRLWAWSKSACPIADVTRFDGALGREFEECDDFRAAIITEVIAADPELVVLGMASDGLRVIDRDSGDLHDAHDSRPLLVEGLRRTVERFTDAGIAVVMVASLPSAKVNPPSCLVETGRVSECLVTARRGARIEHAALADLSGVEFFDLRDGVCRQRVCTPVQGRTLVYRDTNHITRTYALTLAPRFRALLAGQETARQDTARPD; from the coding sequence GTGAGCCAGGCCTCCGCGCCGACCACCCACCGCGGCGACATCCAGGGCCTGCGCGCCCTCGCCGTCCTCGCGGTGGTGGCCTACCACGCCGGGATGCCCGGCATCAGCGGCGGTTTCGTGGGCGTCGACCTGTTCTTCGTGCTCTCGGGCTTCCTCATCACCGGCCTGCTGCTGGCCGAGCACGGCCGCACCGGCACGGTCTCGCTGCGCGGGTTCTGGGCGCGGCGCGCCCGCCGCCTGTTGCCGGCCTCGACCCTGGCGCTGGTGGCGACCGGCCTGGCCGCCGCGGTGTGGATGCCGGTCCTCGACCGCCGCACGGTCGCCCACGACATCGGCTGGTCCGCGCTCTTCTCGGCCAACTGGCGCTTCGCCCAGCAGGAGACCGACTACCTCGCCCAGGACCGCACCTCCAGTCCGGTGCTGCACTTCTGGTCCCTCGGCGTGGAGGAGCAGTTCTACGTCGTGTGGCCGCTCCTGGTGGTGGGCCTCGGCGTGCTGGTGGCCCGCGCGGGGCTGCGCCGGCACCTGCGCACGGCGTACCTGCTGCTCTTCGCGCTCGTGGTCGTGGCGTCCTTCGCCTGGTGCCTGCACCAGACCGGGGTCAGCCAGCCCTACGCGTTCTTCGGCACGCCGGCGCGGGCCTGGCAGCTGGGCCTCGGCGCGCTGCTGGCCGCCGCGGTGCCGTTGCTCCGCCTCGGTCGGCGTACCTGTGCGGCCCTCGGGCTCCTCGGCCTGGTCGGGTACGCCGTGGCGCTGGTCGCGCTGCAGGAGAGCGGCGCCGGCGGGTACGCCTACCCCGGCTTCCTCGCGCTGCTCCCGTCGCTGGCCGCGGTCGCGCTGATCGCCGCTGGCACCGGCGCCGGTGGGCAGGCGACCCTGCTGGGCCGCGCCCTGTCGGTGCGTCCGCTGCAGTGGCTCGGGGACCTGTCGTACTCCTGGTACCTGTGGCACTGGCCGGTGCTCGTGATCCTCCCGTACGCCGTCGGCGGCGACTCCTGGCCGTGGCGGGTGCTCGCCGTCGCGCTCTCGCTGCTCGCCGCGTGGGGCTCCTACGTGCTGGTCGAGCAGCCGGTGCGCCGGGCGCGGGTGCTGGCCGTCCGGCCGTGGCGCTCGATCGCCTTCGGTGGGGCGCTCGTCGCGCTGGTCGCCGTACCGGTGACGGTGCTGGCCTCGGCACAGACCGACGGCGTCGTGGAGCTGCGCGACGGGCGCACGGTGGCGCTCACCCCGAACCCCGCGGTCGCGGCGGAGGACGTGTTCTCGATGCGCCAGCGCGGTTGCGACCTGGGCTATGAGGAGCGTGCGCTCGAGGATCTCGGCGCGTGCGGCTTCGGCGACCCGGCGGGTCAGCGGGACGTCGTGCTGCTCGGCGACAGCCACGCGGTCCAGGTCTTCCCCGGTCTGGACGTCGCGGCGAAGGCGGAGGGATGGCGGCTGTGGGCGTGGTCGAAGAGCGCCTGCCCGATCGCCGACGTCACCAGGTTCGACGGGGCGCTCGGCCGCGAGTTCGAGGAGTGCGACGACTTCCGCGCCGCGATCATCACGGAGGTGATCGCCGCCGATCCCGAGCTCGTCGTGCTGGGGATGGCCAGCGACGGGCTCCGGGTGATCGACCGCGACAGCGGCGACCTCCACGACGCCCACGACTCGCGGCCGCTGCTGGTCGAGGGCCTGCGCCGCACCGTGGAGCGGTTCACCGACGCCGGGATCGCGGTGGTGATGGTCGCCAGCCTGCCGTCCGCCAAGGTGAACCCGCCGTCCTGCCTGGTGGAGACCGGCCGGGTCTCGGAGTGCCTGGTCACCGCGCGCCGCGGCGCGCGCATCGAGCACGCGGCGCTGGCCGACCTCTCCGGCGTCGAGTTCTTCGACCTGCGCGACGGCGTGTGCCGCCAGCGCGTCTGCACGCCGGTGCAGGGCAGGACGCTGGTGTACCGCGACACCAACCACATCACCCGCACCTACGCGCTCACGCTGGCGCCGCGGTTCCGCGCGCTGCTCGCGGGTCAGGAAACGGCCCGCCAGGACACCGCCCGCCCGGACTGA
- a CDS encoding phage major capsid protein codes for MIAHPNVVAEVRKSKATTAGTYVLDPTTAGPSSILGVPVISTPAATAAVVWVVEPTGVTIFRRGPLVVDLGTTGDNWSHNIQSIRAEERVGTAVTRPSSLTKLTLSGGSRSTAKQETWPGPGLSSHVSPWAGPLGPEGFQGLPSAHPSRDAAACVPGRPASEPPVPRP; via the coding sequence GTGATCGCGCACCCCAACGTGGTGGCGGAGGTCCGGAAGTCGAAGGCGACCACGGCAGGCACCTACGTCCTCGACCCGACCACGGCGGGACCGTCCTCGATCCTCGGCGTGCCCGTCATCTCCACCCCGGCGGCGACCGCGGCCGTCGTGTGGGTGGTGGAACCGACAGGCGTCACGATCTTCCGCCGCGGGCCCCTCGTCGTGGACCTGGGCACGACCGGCGACAACTGGTCACACAACATCCAGTCGATCCGCGCCGAGGAGCGCGTCGGCACCGCGGTGACCCGGCCGTCGTCGCTGACGAAGCTGACCCTCTCCGGCGGCAGCCGGTCGACCGCCAAGCAAGAAACGTGGCCCGGCCCGGGGCTGTCCTCACACGTCTCCCCCTGGGCCGGGCCGCTCGGGCCTGAGGGGTTCCAGGGTCTTCCTTCGGCCCACCCGTCCCGGGACGCGGCGGCCTGCGTCCCGGGACGGCCCGCGTCGGAGCCACCCGTCCCGCGACCGTGA
- a CDS encoding glycoside hydrolase family 25 domain-containing protein has translation MSVLRSMLVLVMATVLLLSCGRDGDEPAERDAAASKAPSQDSGSDRGRGAPGDANRPDPDELESLAGRAEKEAVKESKARRPLLGADAGWPQCRKGLGIPARPTQGQPMPLPQARYVILGLTNGPGFTRNPCLPWQVRWVRQRGMLLGAYAVVSYPSRAQLAKHRDAGPYAGGTRIGALRNVGYEQSRANLTTMKRAKLKVPAVWLDVEPVTIWEWSPDRRANAAVVQGAARAYREAGYKIGVYSTAHLWELIVGDFSLGVPEWRAAGETSRAEALNRCGKAHSIQGGPSVLSQWVALNRDQNVTCPGVNALPWFGKP, from the coding sequence ATGTCGGTGCTCCGCTCGATGCTCGTGCTCGTCATGGCGACGGTGCTCCTCCTCAGCTGTGGGAGGGACGGCGACGAGCCGGCGGAGCGCGACGCGGCGGCCTCCAAGGCACCGTCCCAGGACTCCGGCTCCGACCGCGGCCGGGGCGCCCCGGGTGATGCGAACCGGCCCGATCCGGACGAGCTCGAGTCCCTCGCGGGGCGCGCGGAGAAGGAGGCGGTCAAGGAGTCCAAGGCACGTCGCCCGCTGCTGGGGGCCGACGCCGGCTGGCCGCAGTGCCGCAAGGGCCTGGGCATCCCCGCGCGTCCCACCCAGGGCCAGCCGATGCCGCTGCCGCAGGCCCGCTACGTGATCCTCGGGCTGACCAACGGCCCCGGCTTCACCCGCAACCCCTGCCTGCCCTGGCAGGTCCGCTGGGTGCGCCAGCGCGGGATGCTCCTCGGGGCCTACGCGGTGGTCAGCTATCCCTCGCGGGCGCAGCTGGCCAAGCACCGCGACGCCGGGCCGTACGCCGGGGGCACCCGGATCGGCGCGCTGCGCAACGTCGGCTACGAGCAGAGCCGGGCCAACCTCACCACGATGAAGCGGGCCAAGCTCAAGGTCCCCGCCGTGTGGCTCGACGTCGAGCCGGTGACCATCTGGGAGTGGAGCCCGGATCGCCGCGCGAACGCCGCGGTCGTGCAGGGCGCCGCGCGCGCCTACCGCGAGGCGGGCTACAAGATCGGGGTCTACTCGACGGCCCACCTGTGGGAGCTCATCGTCGGTGACTTCAGCCTCGGGGTGCCCGAGTGGCGGGCTGCGGGGGAGACGTCGCGGGCCGAGGCGCTGAACCGCTGCGGCAAGGCGCACTCCATCCAGGGCGGCCCGTCGGTGCTCAGCCAGTGGGTCGCGCTCAACCGCGACCAGAACGTCACCTGCCCCGGCGTCAACGCGCTGCCGTGGTTCGGCAAGCCCTGA
- a CDS encoding FBP domain-containing protein, producing MQPLTAQEIRGSFVNCTKGEATRLPLPKAIAPSRWEQLDFLGWRDAGAPDSAYLVVPGDSGPVGLVLRISNGAGRGGRKNMCAFCLTTHSSTDMALMVAPRAGAAGRAGNTVGTYLCADLACSLYARGIKRPDRAQPHETLTPEQRVERLCANVDTFVRRVLTPR from the coding sequence ATGCAACCGCTCACCGCCCAGGAGATCCGCGGTTCGTTCGTCAACTGCACCAAGGGCGAGGCCACCCGGCTGCCGCTGCCCAAGGCGATCGCGCCGTCGCGGTGGGAGCAGCTGGACTTCCTCGGCTGGCGTGACGCCGGCGCCCCCGACAGCGCCTACCTGGTCGTGCCGGGCGACAGCGGCCCGGTCGGGCTGGTGCTGCGGATCAGCAACGGTGCCGGGCGCGGCGGGCGCAAGAACATGTGCGCGTTCTGCCTCACCACCCACTCCAGCACCGACATGGCGCTGATGGTCGCGCCCCGCGCCGGCGCTGCCGGACGCGCCGGCAACACCGTCGGCACCTACCTCTGCGCCGACCTGGCCTGCTCGCTCTACGCCCGCGGCATCAAGCGCCCCGACCGCGCCCAGCCGCACGAGACGCTCACCCCCGAGCAGCGCGTCGAACGGCTGTGCGCCAATGTCGACACGTTCGTACGCCGGGTGCTCACCCCGCGCTGA
- a CDS encoding HIT family protein, translating into MSQSEETLTQDGIGRPDDLERLWTPHRMAYIRGENKPSDASAGECPFCRIPRGEDADGLIVHRGEHSFVVLNLYPYAPGHLMVCPYRHIADYTQTTPAEMVEIGELTKRAMTVLRSRSGAEGFNIGMNQGHIAGAGIAAHLHQHVVPRWAGDQNFMPVIGRTKTVPQLLADTRDLLAEAWDEA; encoded by the coding sequence ATGAGCCAGTCCGAGGAGACCCTGACCCAGGACGGGATCGGCCGACCCGATGACCTGGAGCGGCTCTGGACGCCGCACCGGATGGCCTACATCCGCGGCGAGAACAAGCCGAGCGACGCCTCGGCCGGCGAGTGCCCGTTCTGCCGGATCCCCCGTGGGGAGGACGCCGACGGGCTGATCGTGCACCGCGGCGAGCACTCGTTCGTGGTGCTCAACCTCTACCCCTACGCGCCGGGTCACCTGATGGTCTGCCCCTACCGCCACATCGCCGACTACACCCAGACCACCCCTGCGGAGATGGTGGAGATCGGCGAGCTGACCAAGCGCGCGATGACGGTGCTCCGCTCCCGCTCGGGCGCCGAGGGTTTCAACATCGGCATGAACCAGGGCCACATCGCCGGCGCCGGCATCGCCGCGCACCTGCACCAGCACGTCGTCCCGCGCTGGGCCGGCGACCAGAACTTCATGCCGGTCATCGGGCGCACCAAGACCGTGCCGCAGCTGCTCGCCGACACCCGCGACCTGCTCGCCGAGGCCTGGGACGAGGCGTGA
- a CDS encoding hemerythrin domain-containing protein — MSTDAIVMLKDDHKLILKTFRDFEAAGEAAYKTKGSLVDRIIELLTVHTYIENEVMYPRVRELVPELEDDVLESYEEHHVADVLVMELAGMQPTDERFTAKTTVLIENVRHHIEEEEQEWFPQVREALGRKVLQEIGAEMTQARERAPRRPSQPSALKKAVDAVIA, encoded by the coding sequence GTGTCCACTGACGCCATCGTGATGCTCAAGGACGACCACAAGCTGATCCTGAAGACCTTCCGCGACTTCGAGGCCGCCGGCGAGGCGGCGTACAAGACCAAGGGCAGCCTGGTGGACCGGATCATCGAGCTGCTGACGGTGCACACCTACATCGAGAACGAGGTGATGTACCCCCGCGTCCGCGAGCTCGTCCCGGAGCTCGAGGACGACGTGCTGGAGTCCTACGAGGAGCACCACGTCGCCGACGTGCTCGTGATGGAGCTGGCGGGGATGCAGCCCACCGACGAGCGCTTCACCGCCAAGACCACCGTCCTCATCGAGAACGTGCGCCACCACATCGAGGAGGAGGAGCAGGAGTGGTTCCCGCAGGTGCGGGAGGCCCTGGGGCGCAAGGTCCTGCAGGAGATCGGTGCCGAGATGACCCAGGCCCGGGAGAGGGCGCCGCGCCGCCCGTCCCAGCCGAGCGCGCTGAAGAAGGCCGTGGACGCCGTCATCGCCTGA
- the thrS gene encoding threonine--tRNA ligase, with amino-acid sequence MTVTAGTKAWQLFSETPEVIAARVNGELKDLSYELVDGDVVEGVEMSSKDGRDILRHSTAHVLAQAVQQLYPDAKLGIGPPVTDGFYYDFDVETPFVPEDLVKIESAMRKIIKENQRFERRVTTDADALVELAEEPYKVELIGLKGSGNAESAAEGASAEVGAGELTIYDNINRKGEVAWSDLCRGPHLPTTKRIPAFKLMRTAAAYWRGDEKNKMLQRIYGTAWESKEALEEHLHRIEEAERRDHRKLGRDLDLFSFPDELGSGLPVFHPKGGVLKRVMEDYVRARHIEEGFEYVGTPHISKDGLFHTSGHLPHYADTMFPPMEFEGSNYQLKAMNCPMHNLIYKSRGRSYRELPLRLFEFGSVYRYEKSGVIHGLTRVRGFAQDDSHSYCTPEQAPEEVKHLLSFMLSVLRDFGLDDFYLELSTRDPESDKFIGTEEQWAVATKVLEDVATETGLELVPDPGGAAFYGPKISVQAKDAIGRTWQMGTVQYDFNQPHRFELAYQAADGSRQEPVMIHSAKFGSIERFIGVLVEHYAGAFPPWLAPVQAVAIPIAERHDDYLKDIVAQLKAAGLRAEVDLSDDRMQKKIRNAQLQKVPFMLIAGDDDVEAGAVSFRYRDGRQDNGVPVAEAIARITAAVEAREQV; translated from the coding sequence ATGACGGTCACGGCGGGCACCAAGGCCTGGCAGCTGTTCTCCGAGACCCCGGAGGTCATCGCCGCCCGGGTCAACGGCGAGCTGAAGGACCTCTCCTACGAGCTGGTCGACGGCGACGTCGTCGAGGGCGTCGAGATGTCCTCCAAGGACGGGCGCGACATCCTGCGTCACTCCACCGCCCACGTGCTGGCGCAGGCGGTGCAGCAGCTCTACCCGGACGCCAAGCTCGGCATCGGTCCGCCGGTGACCGACGGGTTCTACTACGACTTCGACGTCGAGACCCCGTTCGTGCCCGAGGACCTGGTCAAGATCGAGTCCGCGATGCGCAAGATCATCAAGGAGAACCAGCGCTTCGAGCGCCGGGTCACCACCGACGCCGACGCCCTCGTGGAGCTCGCCGAAGAGCCCTACAAGGTCGAGCTGATCGGTCTCAAGGGGTCGGGCAACGCGGAGAGCGCCGCCGAGGGCGCCTCTGCCGAGGTCGGCGCGGGCGAGCTGACGATCTACGACAACATCAACCGCAAGGGCGAGGTCGCCTGGTCCGACCTGTGCCGCGGCCCGCACCTGCCGACCACCAAGCGGATCCCGGCCTTCAAGCTGATGCGCACCGCCGCGGCGTACTGGCGAGGCGACGAGAAGAACAAGATGCTGCAGCGCATCTACGGCACCGCGTGGGAGTCCAAGGAGGCCCTCGAGGAGCATCTGCACCGCATCGAGGAGGCCGAGCGCCGCGACCACCGCAAGCTCGGTCGCGACCTCGACCTGTTCAGCTTCCCCGACGAGCTGGGCTCGGGCCTCCCGGTCTTCCACCCCAAGGGCGGTGTGCTCAAGCGGGTCATGGAGGACTACGTCCGGGCCCGCCACATCGAGGAGGGCTTCGAGTACGTCGGCACCCCGCACATCTCCAAGGACGGGCTGTTCCACACCTCGGGGCACCTGCCGCACTACGCCGACACGATGTTCCCGCCGATGGAGTTCGAGGGGTCGAACTACCAGCTCAAGGCGATGAACTGCCCGATGCACAACCTGATCTACAAGAGCCGCGGGCGCTCCTACCGCGAGCTGCCGCTGCGGCTCTTCGAGTTCGGCTCGGTCTACCGCTACGAGAAGTCCGGCGTGATCCACGGCCTGACCCGGGTGCGCGGCTTCGCCCAGGACGACTCGCACTCCTACTGCACCCCCGAGCAGGCGCCCGAGGAGGTCAAGCACCTGCTCAGCTTCATGCTGAGCGTGCTGCGCGACTTCGGCCTCGACGACTTCTACCTCGAGCTGTCCACCCGCGACCCCGAGAGCGACAAGTTCATCGGCACCGAGGAGCAGTGGGCGGTCGCGACCAAGGTGCTCGAGGACGTCGCCACCGAGACCGGTCTCGAGCTGGTCCCGGATCCGGGCGGCGCGGCCTTCTACGGCCCCAAGATCTCGGTCCAGGCCAAGGACGCGATCGGGCGCACCTGGCAGATGGGCACGGTGCAGTACGACTTCAACCAGCCGCACCGCTTCGAGCTCGCCTACCAGGCCGCCGACGGCTCGCGCCAGGAGCCGGTGATGATCCACTCGGCGAAGTTCGGCTCGATCGAGCGGTTCATCGGCGTACTGGTCGAGCACTACGCCGGTGCCTTCCCGCCCTGGCTCGCGCCGGTCCAGGCCGTGGCGATCCCGATCGCCGAGCGCCACGACGACTACCTCAAGGACATCGTGGCCCAGCTCAAGGCCGCCGGGCTGCGCGCCGAGGTCGACCTGAGCGACGACCGGATGCAGAAGAAGATCCGCAACGCCCAGCTGCAGAAGGTGCCGTTCATGCTGATCGCCGGCGACGACGACGTCGAGGCGGGCGCGGTGTCCTTCCGCTACCGCGACGGCCGCCAGGACAACGGGGTCCCGGTCGCCGAGGCGATCGCCCGGATCACGGCTGCCGTGGAGGCGCGCGAGCAGGTCTGA
- the pdxT gene encoding pyridoxal 5'-phosphate synthase glutaminase subunit PdxT has product MTGPTIGVLALQGDVREHLAALERLGRRGVRVRRREELDDCDALVLPGGESTTMCRLAGSLGLLEPLRARVAAGMPAFGTCAGMVLLADRVLDGAAGQELVGGLDVTVRRNAFGRQVDSFEGPLAVHGLADPVHAVFIRAPWVEEVGAGVEVLAEAAGHPVAVRQGRLLATSFHPEVGADTRLHGLFAELVDG; this is encoded by the coding sequence GTGACCGGACCGACGATCGGTGTGCTCGCCCTCCAGGGCGACGTGCGCGAGCACCTCGCCGCCCTTGAGCGGCTGGGGCGCCGCGGCGTACGCGTGCGGCGACGCGAGGAGCTCGACGACTGCGACGCGTTGGTGCTGCCGGGCGGGGAGTCGACCACGATGTGCCGGCTCGCCGGGAGCCTCGGCCTGCTGGAGCCCCTGCGCGCGCGGGTGGCGGCGGGCATGCCGGCCTTCGGCACCTGTGCGGGGATGGTGCTCCTCGCCGACCGGGTGCTCGACGGCGCCGCCGGGCAGGAGCTCGTCGGCGGTCTGGACGTCACGGTGCGGCGCAACGCGTTCGGGCGCCAGGTCGACTCCTTCGAGGGGCCGCTGGCGGTGCACGGACTCGCGGACCCGGTGCACGCGGTCTTCATCCGGGCCCCGTGGGTGGAGGAGGTCGGCGCCGGGGTCGAGGTGCTGGCCGAGGCCGCCGGGCACCCGGTGGCGGTGCGCCAGGGCCGCCTGCTCGCGACGTCGTTCCATCCAGAGGTCGGTGCGGACACCCGGCTGCACGGCCTGTTCGCGGAGCTGGTGGACGGCTGA
- a CDS encoding inositol monophosphatase family protein: MSGAGDPAGDLVGDLCRDAELAVRLVTAGGQLARQMRAGGLHAEQKTSISDVVTAADHAAERAIVDTLAAERPADGVLGEEGSAHDGTSGRTWVIDPVDGTYNFVAGLDWWCSALALRDGDELLLGAVHHPASGTTYVGGPGLPATADGVPLAPLVDRPLAQSCLATYLHPPFLGTPVEDAFARAARRAATLRMLGSGSMDAMAVASGMLHVVCQHSVPPWDELPGAAIIRSLGGETRHVEAAGKRWYVAGVPTAVAEVCAALTEG, translated from the coding sequence GTGAGCGGGGCCGGCGACCCGGCCGGCGACCTCGTCGGCGACCTGTGCCGCGACGCTGAGCTCGCCGTACGACTGGTGACCGCAGGGGGCCAGCTGGCCCGGCAGATGCGGGCCGGGGGACTGCATGCCGAGCAGAAGACGTCGATCTCCGACGTGGTCACCGCCGCCGACCATGCGGCCGAGCGGGCGATCGTCGACACCCTCGCCGCCGAGCGACCCGCCGACGGTGTCCTCGGCGAGGAGGGCTCCGCCCACGACGGCACCAGCGGGCGCACCTGGGTGATCGACCCGGTCGATGGCACCTACAACTTCGTCGCCGGCCTGGACTGGTGGTGCTCCGCCCTCGCGCTGCGCGACGGCGACGAGCTGCTCCTCGGCGCCGTGCACCACCCTGCGAGCGGGACGACGTACGTCGGCGGGCCGGGCCTCCCGGCGACGGCCGACGGCGTGCCGCTGGCGCCGCTGGTCGACCGCCCGCTGGCGCAGTCGTGCCTGGCGACCTACCTGCACCCGCCGTTCCTGGGCACCCCCGTCGAGGACGCCTTCGCTCGCGCCGCCCGCAGGGCCGCCACGCTGCGGATGCTCGGCTCGGGCTCGATGGACGCGATGGCCGTCGCGAGCGGGATGCTGCACGTCGTGTGCCAGCACTCGGTGCCGCCGTGGGACGAGCTCCCGGGCGCCGCGATCATCCGCTCCCTGGGCGGGGAGACCCGGCACGTCGAGGCCGCCGGCAAGCGTTGGTACGTCGCCGGCGTGCCCACCGCGGTCGCCGAGGTCTGCGCCGCGCTCACCGAGGGGTAG